The following are encoded in a window of Brevibacillus sp. DP1.3A genomic DNA:
- a CDS encoding chromate transporter translates to MIYWQLFLAFFRIGIFGFGGGPTMVPLFYTECVKKYKWVTDEDFSDNLALGNALPGPIATKLAAFIGYRVKGWKGALVANIAVVMPIVLVMIGLLQVIYQWKDAPGVYGMIQAIGPVIAVMTGVLTWEFLSKGWKGASSKAGVSLSLALSLVALLFLDWHPGIVVGIALAVSFAYSTWSVRKRKNKDGKEGVA, encoded by the coding sequence ATGATTTACTGGCAATTATTTCTCGCCTTTTTCCGTATCGGAATCTTCGGGTTTGGGGGAGGACCTACGATGGTTCCTCTCTTTTACACCGAATGCGTGAAAAAGTACAAATGGGTGACAGATGAGGACTTTTCCGACAATCTGGCGCTCGGCAACGCTCTTCCAGGACCAATTGCGACCAAGCTGGCCGCATTTATCGGCTATCGGGTAAAAGGCTGGAAGGGTGCATTGGTGGCAAACATCGCAGTAGTGATGCCAATCGTGCTTGTGATGATCGGTTTGCTGCAAGTCATTTATCAATGGAAGGATGCGCCGGGTGTATACGGCATGATCCAGGCAATCGGTCCCGTAATCGCAGTCATGACAGGCGTCCTTACATGGGAATTTCTTTCAAAGGGCTGGAAGGGAGCGTCCAGCAAAGCAGGTGTGAGCCTTTCCCTCGCCCTCTCACTCGTAGCGTTGCTCTTCCTTGATTGGCATCCGGGCATCGTAGTAGGGATTGCGCTGGCGGTTTCATTTGCCTACTCTACTTGGTCTGTCCGCAAGCGCAAGAACAAGGATGGCAAGGAGGGAGTAGCATGA
- a CDS encoding response regulator, translated as MNSILIVDDTAFTRLVLRNMFEKLGIEVVAEADSGEEAVRNYCLYRPTLVMMDITMPGMNGLAASRKIMELDKDAKIIICSAVARRDTVIKAIQAGARDFIAKPLQFERIEWAVQHLLETDTR; from the coding sequence ATGAATAGCATTTTAATTGTTGATGATACAGCGTTTACGAGACTCGTGCTGCGTAACATGTTTGAGAAATTAGGTATTGAGGTAGTTGCAGAAGCTGATTCAGGGGAAGAGGCTGTTAGAAATTATTGTTTGTATCGACCGACACTCGTCATGATGGATATTACCATGCCGGGCATGAACGGTTTGGCTGCTTCCCGAAAAATTATGGAGCTGGATAAGGATGCGAAGATCATTATTTGCTCCGCAGTTGCACGACGCGACACTGTCATCAAAGCGATCCAGGCAGGTGCACGTGATTTTATCGCAAAGCCCTTACAGTTCGAGAGGATTGAATGGGCTGTTCAACATTTGTTGGAAACAGATACTAGGTGA
- a CDS encoding ABC transporter ATP-binding protein has protein sequence MTTILEVEQLRTRFRTDSGVVSVVDGVDFFIRAGETLGVVGESGCGKSVTSLSIMRLLPPNGSTEGSIRFNGKNVLALSEKEMQGVRGNEIAMIFQEPMTSLNPLHTVGKQIEEAVMLHRKVTKAEAKERAIAMLKAVGMPRAEEIYGEFPHQLSGGMRQRVMIAMAMSCDPKLIIADEPTTALDVTIQAQILDLMRDLKEKTGTSIMLITHDLGVVAEMCDRVIVMYAGQVVEETDVDTLFDSPKHPYTIGLMNSIPELDEEREYLETIPGAVPLPYQMPMGCRFAPRCSQAISICHEKPPELLQLDNQKCRCWLYAKEGEQA, from the coding sequence ATGACGACCATCTTGGAAGTGGAACAGCTGAGAACCCGTTTTCGCACGGACAGCGGTGTCGTCAGTGTGGTGGACGGCGTCGACTTCTTTATCCGTGCTGGTGAAACGCTTGGCGTGGTGGGCGAATCGGGCTGTGGGAAGAGTGTAACCAGCCTGTCGATCATGCGCTTGCTGCCGCCCAACGGAAGCACGGAAGGATCGATTCGCTTCAATGGGAAGAACGTGCTTGCGCTGTCGGAAAAAGAAATGCAAGGTGTTCGCGGTAATGAAATCGCGATGATTTTTCAAGAGCCAATGACATCTCTCAATCCGCTACATACCGTAGGCAAACAGATTGAGGAAGCAGTCATGCTGCATCGCAAGGTAACGAAGGCAGAGGCAAAGGAACGGGCGATTGCGATGCTAAAAGCAGTCGGAATGCCTCGTGCAGAAGAGATTTACGGAGAGTTTCCGCATCAGCTATCAGGAGGGATGCGCCAGCGTGTCATGATCGCGATGGCGATGTCCTGCGATCCGAAGCTAATAATTGCAGACGAGCCGACAACGGCACTGGATGTGACAATTCAAGCGCAAATTCTCGATTTGATGCGCGATTTAAAAGAAAAGACCGGAACCTCCATCATGCTGATTACGCATGATTTGGGTGTAGTAGCCGAGATGTGCGACCGCGTTATCGTCATGTATGCCGGCCAAGTCGTAGAGGAGACTGATGTCGATACGCTGTTTGACAGTCCGAAGCATCCGTATACGATCGGTCTGATGAACTCGATTCCTGAGCTGGACGAAGAGCGCGAATACCTGGAAACCATTCCGGGAGCGGTTCCCCTGCCGTATCAAATGCCAATGGGCTGCCGATTTGCCCCGCGCTGTTCGCAAGCAATTTCGATTTGTCACGAAAAGCCCCCTGAACTCTTGCAACTGGACAATCAAAAATGTCGCTGCTGGCTGTACGCGAAGGAGGGAGAACAGGCATGA
- a CDS encoding NAD-dependent epimerase/dehydratase family protein produces the protein MKVLITGGYGFIGSFVAERFYKEGYKVFILDNLSSGNQRNVTFPHKAYELDVADKKCDEVFKSNKFDVVVHLAAQVSVAASMEDPLLDSNTNILGLMNMLRLSSKYGVSKFIFASSAAVYGMNENTPLHEDSVCDPVSVYGINKHIGEMYCLKWAEMYGLRTVVFRLANVYGPRQSAVGEGGVISTFLTQINHGKEIVLHGDGSQTRDFIYVEDVADAIFRSVTTDDTGVMNLSTNQESSINELIDILGANQQLQGIVRREKRPGDVDKSVLDNTRAKRRLDWIPMYSLPEGLEKTAQWYQETLAEKEQEQESETKKTINWLRSWDARPYIENIIAFLVVVFATVGTVNSGVFDLKLIYIVLIGAIYGTKQSLLSVILACALYIGESLHNGRDVVSLLYDANALFHIAVYFIIGIAVGYSIDKRNRDILSKELQKQALEDKYDFLKDIYNDVLMVKQELQQQIVNSEDSFGKIYNITKELDSLEPERVLQKSVKVLERIMKSDEIAIYTMNQNGSFLRLMAKSNKAGFDLPRSLKMSEHTYLTELMIIKKIIVNKELRHDMPLMAAPIFDNGKMVAVITLQQLGFENFTMYTQNLFQVAVQLISSALSRSLRFLNSTQKDRYLEGTSILIPAYFSAMLKNKRDAKQQLNTDFTLLAVDAAQMDHHTLSTFIASSLREADYMGMDEAGDVYIILSNSNEQEANIVIDRLGRLGIAARIVQEKDQNRFSLKDGAYA, from the coding sequence ATGAAAGTTTTGATCACAGGTGGTTATGGGTTCATCGGTTCTTTTGTCGCAGAGAGATTTTATAAGGAAGGCTATAAAGTATTCATCCTCGACAATCTTAGTTCAGGCAATCAGAGGAACGTCACATTTCCGCATAAGGCATACGAGCTGGATGTAGCGGATAAAAAATGCGATGAAGTATTTAAAAGCAACAAGTTCGATGTCGTCGTACACTTAGCGGCCCAAGTGAGTGTTGCTGCATCCATGGAAGACCCCTTGCTGGATTCGAATACGAACATTCTTGGACTCATGAATATGCTGAGGCTATCGAGCAAATATGGCGTGTCCAAATTTATTTTTGCGTCATCAGCCGCTGTTTACGGCATGAATGAAAATACTCCTTTACATGAAGATTCAGTGTGTGATCCGGTATCTGTTTATGGAATAAACAAGCACATCGGCGAAATGTATTGCCTCAAATGGGCGGAAATGTATGGCTTGCGAACGGTTGTCTTTCGCTTGGCGAATGTGTATGGGCCCAGACAAAGCGCAGTCGGGGAAGGCGGCGTCATCTCTACTTTTTTAACCCAGATCAACCACGGAAAAGAAATAGTTTTGCACGGGGACGGCAGTCAAACGAGAGATTTTATTTATGTAGAGGATGTAGCTGATGCCATTTTCCGCTCCGTTACCACGGATGATACCGGGGTGATGAATTTGTCTACCAATCAGGAAAGCAGCATTAATGAGCTTATTGACATTCTTGGGGCGAACCAGCAGCTCCAGGGAATAGTGCGAAGGGAAAAACGCCCAGGAGATGTAGACAAGTCGGTTTTGGACAATACGCGGGCAAAGAGAAGACTAGACTGGATCCCGATGTATTCATTGCCAGAGGGGCTGGAAAAAACGGCGCAGTGGTATCAAGAGACCCTCGCAGAGAAAGAACAAGAGCAGGAGAGCGAAACGAAGAAAACGATCAATTGGCTCCGTTCATGGGATGCAAGGCCGTACATTGAGAATATTATCGCTTTTCTTGTGGTGGTTTTCGCTACAGTTGGAACGGTTAACAGTGGTGTTTTTGATCTCAAGCTGATTTACATCGTGTTGATAGGCGCGATTTACGGAACGAAGCAATCACTCTTGTCTGTCATCCTGGCCTGTGCACTTTACATCGGAGAAAGCCTGCATAACGGGCGCGATGTCGTATCGCTCTTATATGACGCCAATGCTCTGTTTCATATCGCTGTCTATTTTATTATCGGGATTGCTGTGGGTTATTCGATCGATAAACGCAACAGGGACATACTGTCTAAGGAACTGCAAAAGCAAGCGCTGGAAGACAAGTATGACTTTTTAAAAGACATTTACAACGATGTCCTGATGGTCAAGCAAGAATTGCAGCAGCAAATCGTGAATTCGGAAGACAGCTTCGGAAAAATTTACAACATCACCAAGGAGCTGGACAGCCTCGAGCCGGAACGCGTATTGCAGAAATCGGTCAAGGTGCTGGAAAGAATCATGAAGTCCGATGAGATCGCAATTTATACGATGAATCAAAATGGATCTTTCTTGCGATTGATGGCTAAATCAAATAAAGCGGGCTTTGATCTGCCACGCTCGTTGAAAATGAGTGAGCATACTTATCTTACTGAACTAATGATAATAAAGAAGATCATCGTGAATAAAGAACTGCGTCACGACATGCCTCTTATGGCAGCTCCCATTTTTGACAATGGCAAAATGGTGGCGGTCATTACACTGCAACAACTTGGATTCGAAAATTTTACGATGTACACCCAAAACCTTTTCCAGGTCGCCGTTCAATTAATCTCTTCCGCGTTGTCGCGTTCACTTCGTTTCTTAAACTCCACACAAAAGGATCGCTACCTAGAAGGCACCTCCATCCTGATTCCAGCTTATTTTTCGGCTATGTTGAAGAATAAAAGGGACGCCAAGCAACAGTTGAACACGGATTTTACACTCTTGGCAGTGGACGCTGCGCAAATGGATCATCATACGCTCTCTACCTTTATCGCGAGCTCTCTGCGCGAAGCGGATTATATGGGAATGGACGAAGCAGGAGATGTCTATATCATTCTCTCCAATTCAAACGAGCAAGAAGCCAATATCGTGATTGATCGGCTTGGTAGACTCGGCATTGCAGCGAGAATTGTACAGGAAAAAGACCAGAATCGCTTCTCCCTGAAGGATGGCGCCTATGCTTAA
- a CDS encoding ABC transporter permease → MMFIVRRLVLTIPILLLVSIMTFSLIHMIPGDPARVILGEEATPEAYAALRTELGLDQPIVVQYFSWLGKVVTGDLGISITDRVPVADLIMQRLPATVELTIGTFLVAILIAFPAGILAAVRRGTWIDYTSTFTALGGMSIPSFWLAMMMIIFFAVENQWLPSSGYVPFSENPTQNLMAMILPCLATGLRESAVLMRMLRSSLLDVVSMDFIRTAKAKGLNEARTILGHALRNAMVPVVTTSGLMIAGLLGGLVITESIFSIPGFGRLIVESVFKRDYVTVQGAILVSAVLVVLVNLIVDILYAVIDPRIKAGKGAGE, encoded by the coding sequence ATGATGTTCATAGTCAGGCGTCTAGTGCTGACAATCCCGATTCTCCTGCTGGTGTCGATTATGACATTCTCTTTGATTCATATGATCCCGGGCGATCCTGCCCGGGTCATTTTAGGAGAGGAAGCGACACCGGAAGCCTATGCGGCACTGCGAACCGAGCTGGGATTGGATCAGCCGATCGTGGTGCAGTATTTTTCCTGGCTAGGAAAAGTGGTAACGGGTGATTTGGGAATATCGATTACGGACCGTGTGCCGGTCGCAGACTTAATTATGCAAAGACTCCCGGCTACCGTGGAATTGACGATCGGAACGTTCTTGGTAGCGATTCTGATTGCGTTTCCAGCGGGAATTCTCGCGGCAGTGCGACGCGGGACCTGGATTGACTATACAAGTACCTTTACTGCGCTTGGCGGTATGAGTATCCCCAGCTTCTGGCTGGCGATGATGATGATTATTTTCTTTGCCGTGGAAAACCAATGGCTGCCTTCATCCGGTTATGTACCGTTTTCCGAGAATCCTACACAAAACCTGATGGCTATGATTCTGCCCTGTTTGGCAACGGGCTTGCGGGAATCTGCCGTATTGATGCGAATGCTGCGTTCTTCTTTGCTCGATGTCGTGAGCATGGACTTTATTCGGACAGCGAAAGCGAAGGGATTGAATGAGGCTCGCACGATTCTGGGGCATGCGCTGAGAAATGCGATGGTTCCAGTGGTAACGACCTCGGGTTTGATGATCGCAGGCTTGCTGGGTGGTCTGGTGATTACCGAGTCAATTTTTTCGATTCCTGGCTTTGGCCGTCTGATTGTGGAATCTGTATTCAAACGTGACTACGTAACGGTTCAAGGAGCCATTCTTGTTTCTGCGGTTCTCGTTGTCTTGGTAAACCTAATTGTCGACATTTTGTACGCTGTCATTGATCCGCGCATCAAGGCTGGGAAAGGAGCAGGTGAGTGA
- the ggt gene encoding gamma-glutamyltransferase — MVNYDAMEYPYASKRVTTFAKNGMVATSQPLAAQAGLDILKKGGNAVDAAIATAACLTVVEPTSNGIGGDAFALVWIKDELHGLNASGPAPQGISIETLKAKGLEEMPTYGWTPVTVPGAPAAWAALSKRFGRLPLTEVLQPAIDYAENGYPVSPTLAHYWNAAHKKFSQQCKGEEFAHWFSTFTPDGKVPKAGDIWKSLGHAETLRQIAETNAESFYRGELADKIDAFSRECDGYLRKEDLAAYEPEWVKPVSVNYRGYDVWEIPPNGQGMIGLMALNILKGFNFDAKDTSETYHKQIEAMKLAFVDGLKYITEESKMKVSKEALLSEEYAATRRALIGHEALTPEPGQPKMSGTVYLATADGEGNMVSFIQSNYMGFGSGVVVPGTGIAMQNRGHNFSLDPTHDNCLEPGKRTFHTIIPGFLTKDGKAVGPFGVMGGFMQPQGHVQVVMNTIDFHLNPQASLDAPRWQWMEGKTVELERHFPEHLAQALERRGHTIKWAQLGNYFGRGQIIWRDENGVLSGGTDMRADSSIAAW; from the coding sequence ATGGTTAACTATGACGCAATGGAATACCCATACGCATCGAAGCGTGTGACGACTTTTGCCAAGAACGGCATGGTAGCGACTTCGCAGCCACTGGCGGCACAAGCAGGTCTCGATATATTGAAAAAGGGCGGAAATGCGGTGGATGCGGCGATTGCAACGGCTGCGTGCCTGACTGTAGTCGAACCGACCTCGAACGGCATCGGGGGAGACGCCTTTGCCCTCGTGTGGATCAAAGACGAGCTGCATGGACTGAATGCAAGCGGACCTGCTCCACAAGGAATCTCCATCGAGACATTAAAAGCAAAAGGTCTGGAAGAAATGCCGACCTATGGCTGGACACCTGTCACTGTGCCTGGGGCGCCTGCTGCGTGGGCCGCCTTGTCCAAGCGTTTCGGACGTCTTCCGCTGACGGAGGTTTTGCAGCCAGCGATTGATTATGCGGAGAATGGCTATCCGGTATCGCCAACATTGGCGCATTATTGGAATGCTGCACACAAAAAGTTTTCCCAGCAATGCAAAGGGGAAGAGTTCGCGCATTGGTTTTCCACCTTTACGCCAGATGGCAAGGTGCCAAAAGCGGGCGACATCTGGAAGTCGCTAGGTCATGCTGAGACGCTGCGTCAAATCGCGGAAACAAATGCAGAGAGCTTCTATCGCGGTGAGCTGGCAGATAAGATCGACGCATTCTCCCGGGAGTGCGACGGCTACTTGCGTAAAGAAGACTTGGCTGCCTATGAGCCGGAATGGGTGAAGCCGGTCAGTGTCAACTACCGCGGCTATGATGTGTGGGAGATCCCGCCGAATGGGCAAGGGATGATCGGTCTGATGGCGTTGAACATTTTGAAGGGCTTTAATTTTGACGCAAAAGACACGTCGGAAACGTATCACAAGCAAATCGAAGCGATGAAGCTAGCATTTGTTGATGGATTGAAATACATCACTGAAGAGAGCAAAATGAAAGTTTCCAAGGAAGCATTGTTGTCAGAGGAATACGCTGCTACTCGCCGTGCACTGATTGGTCATGAAGCCTTGACGCCAGAGCCGGGTCAGCCGAAAATGAGCGGCACGGTCTATTTGGCCACTGCTGACGGTGAGGGCAACATGGTTTCCTTTATCCAAAGCAATTACATGGGCTTTGGTTCCGGGGTAGTTGTGCCGGGGACAGGGATCGCCATGCAAAACCGCGGTCATAACTTCTCGCTGGACCCAACTCATGACAATTGCTTGGAGCCAGGCAAAAGAACGTTCCACACCATTATCCCGGGCTTCTTGACGAAGGATGGAAAAGCAGTAGGGCCATTCGGCGTAATGGGAGGCTTCATGCAGCCACAAGGACACGTACAGGTGGTCATGAACACCATCGACTTCCACCTCAATCCGCAAGCTTCGCTCGATGCGCCGCGCTGGCAGTGGATGGAAGGCAAAACGGTGGAGCTGGAGCGTCATTTCCCGGAGCATTTGGCACAAGCCTTGGAGCGCAGGGGCCATACCATCAAGTGGGCGCAGCTCGGCAATTATTTCGGGCGTGGTCAAATCATTTGGCGTGATGAAAATGGTGTGCTGAGCGGTGGGACTGATATGCGCGCAGACAGCAGCATTGCTGCTTGGTAG
- a CDS encoding chromate transporter: MIYLQLFWAFFISNILGYGGGPPSIPLIQNEVVDHYQWMTVQEFGEVLAVGNALPSPIATKLAGYIGYQVAGVPGAVVALLATVAPTAIAMVLLMGFINLFRSAPQVKAMTQSVRPVVTVLLGTMTYQFLMGAVEGIGWMQTGILTVASYLLLETWKVHPAFVILGAMAYGFVFIG, encoded by the coding sequence ATGATTTACCTGCAATTATTTTGGGCCTTTTTCATCTCCAACATTTTGGGGTACGGGGGAGGACCACCGAGCATCCCGTTGATCCAAAATGAAGTGGTTGACCATTACCAGTGGATGACTGTACAGGAATTCGGAGAAGTGCTGGCGGTAGGAAATGCGCTGCCCAGCCCAATCGCGACCAAGCTCGCTGGGTACATTGGCTATCAGGTAGCGGGTGTACCGGGTGCAGTAGTCGCGTTATTGGCAACGGTTGCTCCAACAGCGATCGCGATGGTCTTATTGATGGGTTTTATTAATTTATTTCGCAGTGCTCCACAGGTAAAAGCGATGACCCAATCGGTACGGCCAGTCGTTACTGTTTTGCTTGGAACGATGACGTATCAATTCCTGATGGGCGCAGTCGAGGGAATCGGCTGGATGCAAACAGGGATTTTGACAGTGGCATCCTACCTTCTGCTTGAAACATGGAAGGTCCATCCCGCTTTTGTCATTCTGGGAGCGATGGCGTATGGGTTTGTATTTATCGGCTAG
- a CDS encoding ABC transporter ATP-binding protein, with protein sequence MTTPLLEVKGLQQHFPIKGGFLKRTTGHVKAVDGIDLTVYPGETLGIVGESGCGKSTTGRTILRLLEPTAGEVWFDGKDLAKLPKEEMRVMRRNLQMIFQDPYASLNPRMTIKQILMESLMVHNIGTKAEREKVIEEIIQVVGLRKEHLNRHPHDFSGGQRQRIGIARALVVKPKLIIADEPVSALDVSIQSQVLNLLKDLKKEFNLTLMFISHDLSVVKHLCDRIAVMYLGRIVEIADKRTLFENPSHPYTRALLSAVPVAKPRQKRERILLTGDLPSPANPPSGCPFHPRCPYATETCKTQVPSLSDIGKGQLVSCHLVQSGELFR encoded by the coding sequence ATGACGACACCTCTCTTAGAAGTAAAAGGGCTGCAACAGCATTTTCCCATCAAGGGTGGCTTTTTGAAGCGGACGACGGGACATGTCAAAGCAGTCGATGGTATTGATCTGACAGTGTATCCCGGTGAAACGCTTGGCATTGTAGGGGAATCGGGCTGCGGCAAGTCTACGACGGGCAGAACGATTCTCCGCCTCTTGGAGCCGACAGCAGGAGAAGTCTGGTTTGATGGCAAAGATTTAGCGAAGCTTCCCAAAGAAGAAATGCGCGTCATGCGGCGAAACCTGCAAATGATTTTTCAGGACCCATATGCTTCGCTGAATCCACGGATGACGATCAAGCAGATTTTGATGGAATCGCTGATGGTGCACAACATCGGGACAAAGGCAGAGCGGGAAAAAGTCATCGAAGAGATTATTCAGGTCGTTGGCTTGCGAAAAGAACATCTGAACCGCCATCCACACGATTTTTCCGGCGGACAGAGGCAGCGGATCGGAATCGCCCGCGCACTGGTCGTAAAACCAAAGCTGATCATTGCCGACGAGCCCGTATCTGCATTGGACGTATCGATTCAATCACAGGTACTCAATTTGTTGAAGGATTTGAAAAAAGAATTCAATCTGACCCTGATGTTCATTTCGCATGATTTGTCGGTCGTGAAGCACTTGTGCGATCGGATCGCGGTGATGTATTTGGGGCGGATCGTAGAAATTGCTGACAAGCGGACGCTGTTTGAGAACCCGAGTCATCCGTATACACGGGCGCTGCTCTCGGCTGTTCCAGTAGCGAAACCACGGCAAAAGCGCGAACGGATCTTGTTGACAGGCGATTTACCGAGTCCAGCAAATCCACCGAGCGGTTGCCCCTTTCATCCGCGTTGTCCATATGCGACAGAGACTTGCAAGACGCAGGTGCCCAGTCTGTCAGACATCGGCAAGGGCCAACTGGTCTCCTGTCATTTGGTGCAATCGGGCGAACTTTTCCGCTAG
- a CDS encoding response regulator, with protein sequence MNSILIVDDTAFTRHVLRSIFESLGLHVVAEAASGEEAVRNYCLYKPSLVTMDITMPGMNGLTASRKIMELDKDAKIIICSAVSRHDTVIKAIQAGARDFIAKPLQLERIEWAVQKVLGTGLDARDGDRQVKQIAEVLV encoded by the coding sequence ATGAATAGCATTCTGATTGTTGATGATACGGCGTTTACGAGACATGTGCTGCGCAGCATATTTGAGTCGCTAGGACTGCATGTCGTTGCGGAAGCTGCTTCGGGAGAGGAGGCTGTGAGAAATTACTGCTTGTACAAACCATCACTCGTCACGATGGATATCACCATGCCCGGCATGAACGGTTTGACTGCTTCACGCAAAATCATGGAGTTGGACAAGGATGCCAAGATCATTATTTGCTCAGCAGTGTCTAGGCACGATACCGTCATCAAGGCGATTCAGGCAGGTGCGCGGGATTTCATAGCGAAGCCACTGCAGCTGGAGCGAATCGAATGGGCTGTCCAAAAAGTGCTGGGAACAGGGTTAGATGCTCGAGATGGAGATAGACAGGTGAAACAAATAGCTGAGGTGTTAGTATGA
- a CDS encoding ABC transporter permease — MKTVGKFLRNGLGVIGAVIILGLILVAIFAPLIAPFDPNAQDYNKILMSPDGEHLFGTDDLGRDIFSRVVYGARISIQAALISVGIAMLIGVPIGLLSGYYRGFWDEWIVMRSVDAMQAFPFLILALAISAVLGSGFGNAMLAIGIGFAPAFIRITRGQVLTLRNMEYIQAARSVGVKDARIIFRHILPNAMNPIVIQATLAMASGIIAEASLSYLGLGVQPPTPSWGSMLNQAQTLMSVAPYATFYPGIAIFLVVLGFNLLGDGLQQVLDPRARK; from the coding sequence ATGAAAACCGTGGGCAAATTTCTCCGGAATGGTTTGGGCGTTATCGGAGCGGTGATTATCCTCGGATTGATCTTGGTGGCGATTTTCGCGCCGCTGATCGCACCCTTCGACCCCAATGCACAAGACTATAACAAAATTTTGATGTCGCCAGATGGTGAGCATTTGTTTGGGACCGATGATCTCGGTCGGGATATTTTCTCCCGTGTTGTTTACGGGGCGCGCATCTCCATTCAGGCAGCGCTGATCTCTGTTGGTATTGCGATGCTAATTGGAGTGCCGATTGGACTCTTGTCCGGTTACTACCGCGGCTTTTGGGATGAGTGGATCGTCATGCGAAGCGTCGATGCGATGCAGGCCTTTCCGTTTTTGATTCTGGCTCTGGCGATTTCGGCGGTGCTCGGTTCAGGCTTCGGGAATGCCATGCTGGCGATTGGGATTGGTTTTGCCCCTGCTTTTATACGGATTACACGCGGTCAAGTTCTTACGCTTCGGAACATGGAGTATATTCAAGCAGCACGTTCGGTTGGAGTAAAGGATGCACGCATTATTTTCCGCCACATTTTGCCGAACGCGATGAACCCGATTGTGATTCAAGCGACGTTGGCGATGGCATCCGGGATTATCGCAGAAGCATCCTTGTCCTATCTCGGATTGGGCGTACAGCCACCGACTCCCTCCTGGGGCAGCATGCTAAACCAAGCACAAACACTTATGTCCGTCGCGCCTTATGCGACATTTTATCCGGGGATTGCCATCTTCTTAGTCGTGCTGGGCTTCAACTTGTTGGGGGATGGTCTACAGCAAGTTCTGGACCCGCGCGCACGTAAATAA